A single window of Paracoccus albus DNA harbors:
- a CDS encoding NAD(P)H-dependent oxidoreductase, translating to MRILLIDGHPDADRLSAHMLDVYEEGLPAHIEITRLSIRDIDFDANLSRGYENLPELEPDLAHALDQIEACDHLVLAFPLWWGAEPARLKGFWDRILLPRRAFRYHKDDPFWDRLLKGRSADVLVSMDTPPAYLRLVYFDPLGWRYKRQVLGFVGFRPIRMSYFGMVRRGGAEKNIEKWRSRIRKLAQKLPQQRKVKN from the coding sequence ATGAGGATTTTACTGATTGATGGACATCCGGATGCCGACCGCCTGTCGGCGCATATGCTGGATGTCTATGAGGAGGGGCTACCCGCCCATATCGAAATCACGCGGCTCTCCATCCGGGATATCGACTTTGACGCAAACCTTTCGCGCGGATACGAAAACCTGCCGGAGCTTGAGCCGGATCTGGCACATGCACTGGACCAGATCGAGGCTTGCGATCATCTGGTTCTGGCTTTCCCGCTTTGGTGGGGTGCGGAGCCGGCGAGGCTTAAAGGCTTCTGGGATCGGATTCTTCTGCCACGCCGTGCCTTTCGCTATCACAAGGACGATCCATTCTGGGATCGTCTTTTGAAGGGGCGATCTGCCGACGTTCTGGTCAGCATGGATACGCCGCCCGCCTATTTGCGGCTGGTCTATTTCGACCCGCTCGGCTGGCGCTACAAGCGTCAGGTGCTGGGTTTCGTCGGCTTCCGGCCAATCCGGATGAGTTACTTCGGTATGGTTCGCCGGGGCGGGGCGGAAAAGAACATCGAAAAATGGCGTAGCCGCATTCGCAAGCTCGCGCAGAAACTGCCGCAACAGCGCAAGGTAAAGAACTGA
- a CDS encoding DUF2842 domain-containing protein translates to MDLKTRKRLSLLILLLGLPGYIVVAWVLLAWIDDTWGRLPIWGEFILIVVLGIVWILPFKRIFTGIGKGDE, encoded by the coding sequence ATGGACCTTAAGACCCGTAAACGCCTGTCGCTGCTGATCCTGCTTCTGGGTCTGCCGGGTTATATCGTCGTCGCATGGGTTCTGCTGGCATGGATCGACGATACCTGGGGCCGGCTGCCGATCTGGGGCGAGTTCATTTTGATCGTCGTGCTGGGCATTGTCTGGATATTGCCATTCAAGCGCATCTTTACCGGCATCGGAAAGGGCGACGAGTGA
- a CDS encoding adenylosuccinate synthase: protein MANVVVVGAQWGDEGKGKIVDWLSERAEIIARFQGGHNAGHTLVIGNEVYKLSLLPSGIVRTGKLAVIGNGVVLDPWSLFAEIDKLAGQGVEITTDNLIIAENTPLILPLHQDLDKLREEAAGAAKIGTTGRGIGPAYEDKVGRRTIRLADLGDEETLDARLDRLLTHHDALRQGLGAEPIDRAELKAKLMEIAPKLLPYAQPVWKVLNEARKGGKRILFEGAQGSLLDIDFGTYPYVTSSTTMSGMAASGTGLGPSAIDFVLGIVKAYTTRVGEGPFPTELDDADGQRLGERGHEFGTVTGRKRRCGWFDAVLVRQTCAISGVNGIALTKLDVLDGFETLKICVGYEIDGQTYDYLPTAAALQAKVKPIYEEMPGWSESTAGARSWADLPAEAIKYVRRVEELIQCPVALLSTSPERDDTILVTDPFED from the coding sequence ATGGCCAATGTCGTGGTTGTCGGTGCCCAATGGGGTGACGAAGGCAAGGGCAAGATCGTTGACTGGCTGTCCGAACGGGCCGAGATCATCGCCAGATTTCAGGGCGGCCATAATGCGGGCCACACGCTTGTCATCGGCAATGAGGTCTACAAGTTGTCGCTTCTGCCGTCAGGTATCGTCCGAACGGGCAAACTGGCGGTCATCGGCAATGGCGTCGTACTGGACCCGTGGTCGCTTTTTGCGGAAATCGACAAACTGGCCGGGCAGGGGGTCGAGATTACGACCGACAACCTGATCATCGCGGAAAACACGCCTCTGATCCTGCCGCTGCATCAGGATCTGGACAAGCTGCGCGAAGAGGCTGCGGGAGCAGCAAAGATTGGGACAACCGGGCGCGGCATTGGTCCTGCCTATGAGGATAAGGTTGGACGCCGGACCATTCGTCTTGCCGATCTGGGCGATGAGGAAACGCTGGATGCGCGGCTCGACCGGCTGCTGACCCATCATGATGCCTTGCGTCAGGGGCTTGGGGCGGAACCGATCGACCGGGCGGAACTGAAGGCCAAGCTGATGGAGATTGCGCCGAAGCTGCTGCCCTATGCCCAGCCGGTGTGGAAGGTGCTGAACGAGGCGCGCAAGGGTGGGAAGCGCATCCTTTTCGAAGGCGCGCAGGGCAGTTTGCTGGATATCGACTTCGGCACATATCCTTACGTGACATCCTCGACGACCATGTCGGGCATGGCTGCCAGCGGCACAGGTCTGGGACCGTCGGCAATTGATTTCGTGCTTGGGATTGTCAAAGCCTATACGACCCGCGTTGGTGAGGGGCCTTTCCCGACCGAGCTGGACGATGCGGACGGTCAGCGTCTTGGCGAACGTGGCCACGAATTCGGCACGGTCACCGGTCGCAAGCGTCGCTGTGGCTGGTTCGATGCGGTTCTGGTGCGCCAGACCTGTGCGATTTCCGGCGTCAATGGCATCGCGCTGACCAAGCTGGACGTTCTGGACGGGTTCGAGACACTGAAAATCTGCGTCGGTTATGAGATCGACGGGCAGACCTATGACTATCTGCCCACGGCTGCGGCGTTGCAGGCGAAGGTGAAACCGATTTATGAGGAAATGCCGGGCTGGTCGGAATCGACCGCCGGCGCGCGAAGCTGGGCCGACCTGCCGGCAGAGGCGATCAAGTACGTCCGCCGTGTCGAAGAACTGATCCAGTGTCCGGTGGCGCTGCTTTCGACCTCACCCGAGCGGGATGACACGATTCTTGTCACGGATCCCTTCGAAGACTGA
- the alaS gene encoding alanine--tRNA ligase, with amino-acid sequence MPSLNDIRSTYLDFFKRNGHEVVASSPLVPRNDPTLMFANSGMVQFKNLFTGVEKRDYVRATSSQKCVRAGGKHNDLDNVGYTARHHTFFEMLGNFSFGDYFKSEAIPFAWELLTKDFGIPKDKLLVTVYHTDDEAADLWKKVAGLTDDRIIRIPTDDNFWRMGPTGPCGPCTEIFYDHGDHIWGGPPGSAEEDGDRFIEIWNLVFMQFEQFEDGTMRDLEAQSIDTGMGLERVGALLQGKHDNYDTDLMRALIEASAHATSSDPDGPGKVHHRVIADHLRSTSFLLADGVMPSNEGRGYVLRRIMRRAMRHVHMLGAQDPVMHKLVPALVRQMGAAYPELSRAQSMIEESLLSEETRFRKTLDRGLRLLDDELAKLPDGADLPGDAAFKLYDTYGFPLDLTQDALREQGRNVDTAGFDSAMAEQKAQARAAWAGSGETKDAAIWFELGEKHGATEFLGYDTEEAEGQLLALVSDGAEVETAKEGEAVQIVVNQTPFYAESGGQVGDTGTIQTDTGMARISDTKKSGGVFIHIGEVTMGQISRGQAAKLEVAHDRRGMIRANHSATHLLHEALRRALGDHVAQRGSLNAHDRLRFDFSHNHALTPDEIAQVETEVNEYIRQNAPVETRIMTPDDARGIGAQALFGEKYGEEVRVVSMGKLADSGKGTDKETYSLELCGGTHVARTGDIGMFALTTETASAAGIRRIEALTGQAAMAELRRVDRELSEIAGILKAQAGGVVDKVRALSDERKALANEVAQLKRQLAMGGGGASEAKEVAGVKFIGRKVEGVSGKELGPLVDEMKSQLGSGAVLVLAEADGKATVAAGVTTDLTDRISAVALVQAATAALGGKGGGGRPDRAQGGAPSLAEADAAFSAAENVISGV; translated from the coding sequence ATGCCAAGCCTTAACGATATTCGCTCGACCTATCTCGATTTCTTCAAGCGCAACGGTCACGAGGTGGTTGCGTCCTCGCCGCTTGTGCCGCGCAATGACCCGACGCTTATGTTTGCCAATTCCGGTATGGTGCAGTTCAAGAACCTGTTCACCGGCGTTGAAAAGCGCGACTATGTGCGGGCGACATCTTCGCAGAAATGCGTGCGGGCAGGGGGCAAGCATAACGACCTGGACAATGTCGGCTATACCGCGCGGCACCACACCTTCTTTGAAATGCTGGGAAATTTCAGCTTTGGCGATTATTTCAAGTCCGAAGCAATCCCCTTTGCCTGGGAATTGCTGACCAAGGATTTCGGCATCCCGAAGGACAAGCTGCTGGTCACGGTTTACCATACCGATGATGAGGCGGCGGACCTGTGGAAGAAGGTCGCGGGCCTGACCGATGACCGCATTATCCGCATCCCGACCGATGATAACTTCTGGCGCATGGGTCCGACCGGCCCCTGCGGCCCCTGTACCGAGATTTTCTACGATCACGGCGATCACATCTGGGGCGGCCCGCCCGGCTCGGCCGAGGAGGACGGTGATCGCTTTATCGAGATCTGGAACCTCGTCTTCATGCAGTTCGAGCAGTTCGAGGACGGCACGATGCGCGACCTGGAGGCGCAGTCAATCGACACCGGCATGGGGCTGGAACGGGTCGGTGCGCTGCTGCAGGGCAAGCATGACAATTACGACACCGACCTGATGCGCGCGCTGATCGAGGCTTCGGCCCATGCGACGAGTTCCGATCCCGACGGGCCGGGCAAGGTCCATCACCGGGTGATCGCGGATCACCTGCGCTCGACCTCGTTCCTGCTGGCCGATGGGGTGATGCCGTCGAACGAAGGGCGCGGATATGTGCTGCGCCGGATCATGCGCCGGGCAATGCGCCATGTGCATATGCTTGGCGCGCAGGACCCGGTGATGCATAAGCTGGTGCCGGCTTTGGTGCGCCAGATGGGGGCAGCATATCCGGAACTGTCCCGTGCGCAGTCGATGATCGAGGAATCGCTGCTGTCAGAGGAAACCCGCTTCCGCAAGACGCTGGATCGTGGGCTGCGTCTGCTGGATGACGAATTGGCCAAGCTGCCCGACGGCGCTGATCTGCCGGGCGACGCGGCGTTCAAGCTGTACGACACATATGGTTTCCCGCTGGATCTGACACAGGACGCGCTGCGCGAACAGGGGCGCAACGTCGATACGGCGGGTTTCGATTCCGCGATGGCAGAGCAGAAGGCGCAGGCGCGCGCTGCCTGGGCTGGCAGCGGCGAAACCAAGGATGCCGCGATATGGTTCGAACTGGGCGAAAAGCACGGCGCGACGGAGTTCCTGGGCTATGACACCGAAGAGGCGGAAGGCCAGCTGCTCGCACTCGTCTCTGACGGGGCAGAGGTTGAAACGGCGAAGGAAGGCGAGGCGGTGCAGATCGTCGTCAACCAGACGCCGTTCTACGCCGAATCGGGCGGTCAGGTCGGCGATACCGGCACCATTCAGACCGATACCGGCATGGCGCGGATTTCGGACACGAAAAAATCTGGCGGCGTGTTTATCCATATCGGCGAGGTCACGATGGGCCAGATCAGCCGCGGGCAGGCCGCGAAGCTGGAGGTCGCGCATGACCGCCGTGGCATGATCCGCGCCAATCACTCGGCCACGCATCTGTTGCATGAGGCGCTGCGTCGAGCGCTTGGCGATCACGTCGCGCAGCGCGGGTCTTTGAATGCACATGACCGGCTGCGCTTCGATTTCAGCCACAACCATGCTCTCACGCCCGACGAAATCGCGCAGGTCGAGACAGAGGTGAACGAATATATCCGCCAGAACGCGCCGGTCGAAACACGGATCATGACGCCCGACGATGCGCGGGGGATCGGGGCGCAGGCACTGTTCGGTGAAAAGTATGGTGAGGAAGTCCGCGTCGTTTCCATGGGCAAGCTGGCCGATTCCGGAAAGGGCACCGACAAGGAAACCTATTCGCTTGAACTTTGCGGGGGCACCCATGTTGCGCGGACCGGCGATATCGGGATGTTCGCGCTGACGACGGAAACGGCCTCTGCTGCCGGTATCCGTCGGATTGAGGCGTTGACCGGACAGGCGGCAATGGCGGAGCTGCGCCGGGTGGATCGGGAACTGTCAGAGATAGCCGGCATCCTGAAGGCACAGGCAGGGGGGGTCGTCGACAAGGTCAGAGCCCTTTCCGATGAACGAAAGGCGCTTGCCAATGAGGTCGCGCAACTCAAGCGTCAATTGGCGATGGGTGGCGGCGGCGCCTCCGAGGCCAAGGAGGTCGCTGGCGTCAAGTTTATCGGTCGTAAGGTCGAGGGCGTCTCGGGCAAGGAACTTGGTCCCCTTGTCGACGAAATGAAGTCTCAGCTCGGCAGCGGTGCGGTCCTGGTGCTGGCCGAGGCTGACGGCAAGGCGACCGTCGCTGCCGGCGTCACAACTGACCTGACCGACCGCATCAGCGCCGTCGCCCTGGTTCAGGCCGCGACAGCAGCACTTGGCGGAAAGGGCGGCGGTGGGCGTCCGGATCGCGCACAGGGCGGCGCCCCGTCGCTGGCAGAGGCCGATGCCGCGTTCTCTGCCGCAGAAAACGTAATCTCGGGGGTCTGA
- a CDS encoding DUF6446 family protein: MNWGRVAVIALILSAAGVGAGVWYAQTYAFYEELDPATVDLTAVVDGQQVPLSAGDIRAIDAGSAPHRWRVCATLDEPLPEGAELFEGATPTYGPGWFDCFDADQIGHDLEAGVATAYLGRSEIQPDIDRILAVYPDGRVFGWHQVNDKTPERGVMD, encoded by the coding sequence ATGAACTGGGGACGGGTCGCGGTCATTGCGCTGATCCTGTCGGCGGCGGGCGTTGGCGCCGGCGTCTGGTACGCGCAGACTTATGCCTTTTACGAAGAACTGGACCCTGCCACGGTCGACCTGACGGCGGTTGTGGATGGCCAGCAGGTGCCCTTGTCCGCTGGCGACATTCGCGCCATCGACGCGGGAAGCGCACCGCATCGCTGGCGGGTTTGTGCGACGCTGGACGAGCCGCTGCCCGAGGGTGCAGAACTGTTTGAGGGTGCGACGCCAACCTATGGCCCCGGCTGGTTCGATTGCTTCGACGCAGACCAGATAGGCCACGATCTGGAAGCAGGTGTCGCGACGGCCTATCTGGGCCGGTCCGAAATCCAGCCCGACATTGACCGCATCTTGGCGGTCTATCCTGATGGCCGCGTCTTTGGCTGGCATCAGGTCAACGACAAGACACCCGAACGCGGAGTGATGGACTGA
- the glyS gene encoding glycine--tRNA ligase subunit beta, which yields MPDLLIELFSEEIPARMQPKAREDLKKLVTDGLVEAGLTYASAGAFSTPRRLALSVEGLTDASRAVREERKGPRVDAPEKAVEGFLRSTGLAKDQLEVRDEKKGQVYFAVIERPGRPAAEIVAEVLEKTIRNFPWPKSMRWGSGSLRWVRPLHSILCILSDEAGAQVVPFDIDGIASGDSTRGHRFMAPDTFSVVSFDDYAAKLRRARVMLDPAEREAAIAQEAANLAFARGWDIVEDKGLLAEVAGLVEWPVPLMGAIEERFLTLPPEVLQTSMKEHQKFFSARNPKTGRIEGFVTVANIETPDDGATILAGNQRVLAARLSDGLFFWENDLRQAKAGMEDWAEGLKSVTFHNKLGSQADRVARIKALASEIAPLVGADPDQAARAAELAKLDLRSEMVGEFPELQGIMGRYYALEAGEGAAVADAARDHYSPLGPSDDVPSAPVSVAVALADKIDTLTGFWAIDEKPTGSKDPFALRRAALGVIRILLAVGKNAGLQGPLVSGERRAFASHLKSSAISDNKYVRALQFSRAAGIVPDETTEIDAAALEQTQQLLELGPNSGIPVQGLELASFADLLNFLHDRLKVYLRDQGIRHDIIDAVLAQPGNDDLVLVVNRATALNDMLKTEDGQNLTQGLKRASNILAQAEEKDGVEYSFGADPKFAETDEERALFAALDTAEPAIKAATASEDFPAAMFAIAALRAPIDAFFDAVQVNTDNQIVRRNRLNLLSRIRAAGREIADFTRIEG from the coding sequence ATGCCCGACCTGCTGATCGAACTTTTTTCCGAGGAAATTCCCGCCCGGATGCAGCCGAAGGCGCGTGAGGATCTGAAAAAGCTTGTCACCGATGGGCTGGTCGAGGCCGGTCTGACCTATGCCAGTGCAGGGGCATTTTCGACACCGCGCCGGCTGGCTCTTTCGGTCGAGGGTCTGACCGACGCATCGCGGGCCGTCCGGGAGGAACGCAAAGGGCCACGGGTCGATGCGCCCGAAAAGGCGGTGGAGGGCTTTTTGCGCTCTACCGGGCTTGCGAAGGATCAGCTTGAGGTCCGGGACGAGAAGAAGGGGCAGGTCTACTTCGCCGTCATCGAGCGCCCCGGCCGTCCGGCGGCAGAGATCGTGGCCGAGGTGCTGGAAAAGACCATCCGCAATTTCCCCTGGCCGAAATCCATGCGTTGGGGTTCGGGTTCGCTGCGTTGGGTGCGGCCTTTGCATTCGATCCTGTGCATTCTGTCGGATGAGGCAGGGGCGCAGGTGGTCCCGTTTGATATCGATGGCATCGCCTCTGGCGACAGCACACGCGGGCATCGTTTCATGGCGCCGGATACGTTTTCTGTCGTGAGTTTCGATGATTACGCGGCAAAGCTGCGGCGCGCCAGGGTGATGCTCGACCCGGCCGAGCGAGAGGCCGCGATTGCGCAAGAGGCCGCGAATCTCGCCTTCGCGCGTGGCTGGGACATTGTCGAGGATAAGGGTCTGTTGGCCGAGGTTGCCGGTCTGGTCGAATGGCCAGTGCCGCTGATGGGCGCCATTGAAGAGCGTTTTCTGACCCTGCCGCCCGAGGTTTTGCAGACCTCGATGAAAGAGCATCAGAAGTTCTTTTCCGCCCGCAACCCCAAGACCGGCCGGATCGAGGGCTTCGTGACCGTCGCCAATATCGAGACCCCGGATGACGGCGCGACGATCCTTGCGGGAAACCAGCGGGTGCTGGCCGCGAGGCTGTCGGACGGGCTGTTTTTCTGGGAAAACGACCTGCGTCAGGCGAAGGCAGGTATGGAGGATTGGGCCGAGGGGCTGAAATCCGTGACCTTCCACAACAAGCTGGGATCGCAGGCCGACCGCGTGGCGCGGATTAAGGCGCTTGCTAGTGAAATTGCGCCGCTTGTCGGGGCCGACCCGGATCAGGCGGCGCGGGCGGCGGAGCTGGCCAAGCTGGACCTGCGCAGCGAGATGGTCGGCGAATTCCCCGAATTACAGGGGATCATGGGTCGCTATTACGCGCTTGAGGCGGGTGAGGGTGCCGCCGTGGCCGACGCCGCCCGCGACCATTACTCGCCGCTGGGTCCGTCCGACGATGTGCCAAGCGCGCCGGTGTCGGTCGCCGTTGCTCTGGCTGACAAGATCGACACGCTCACCGGCTTCTGGGCGATTGACGAGAAGCCGACCGGGTCGAAGGACCCCTTTGCGCTGCGGCGGGCGGCGCTTGGGGTTATTCGTATCCTACTAGCAGTTGGTAAAAACGCTGGGCTTCAAGGACCTCTCGTATCAGGTGAACGCAGAGCATTCGCATCGCACTTAAAGTCAAGTGCAATCAGCGACAACAAATACGTGAGAGCCCTTCAATTTTCGCGGGCTGCAGGGATTGTGCCGGATGAAACGACGGAAATAGACGCGGCCGCACTGGAGCAGACACAGCAATTGCTAGAACTGGGGCCGAATAGCGGTATTCCTGTTCAAGGATTGGAACTTGCTTCGTTTGCCGACCTCCTCAACTTCCTCCACGACCGCCTGAAAGTCTATCTCCGCGACCAAGGCATCCGGCATGACATTATTGACGCGGTGCTGGCCCAGCCCGGCAATGACGATCTGGTGCTGGTGGTGAACCGGGCCACGGCGCTCAATGACATGCTGAAGACCGAGGACGGGCAGAACCTGACGCAAGGCCTCAAGCGGGCGTCGAATATTCTGGCGCAGGCCGAGGAAAAGGATGGCGTCGAATACAGCTTCGGGGCCGATCCGAAATTCGCCGAGACGGATGAGGAACGCGCCCTGTTTGCCGCTCTCGACACCGCGGAACCGGCGATCAAGGCTGCCACGGCGAGCGAAGATTTCCCCGCCGCCATGTTCGCCATCGCCGCCCTTCGCGCCCCCATCGACGCGTTTTTCGATGCGGTGCAGGTCAATACCGACAACCAGATCGTCCGGCGGAACCGCCTTAACCTTCTGTCCCGCATCCGCGCGGCAGGACGCGAGATTGCCGATTTCACCCGGATCGAGGGGTAA
- a CDS encoding thiamine diphosphokinase — translation MSADLFHATGGVTLIGGGAVTAQDLAQSLEMAAALVAADGGADAALALGQLPDLAIGDFDSISADARISLGAERLLHVAEQDSTDFAKALSRIKADFVIAIGFAGRRLDHTLAALNVMTRHRAPPCVMLAAEDVAFLSPPHLSLPLEEGTRVSLFPMGQASGTSQGLRWPINHIDFASDGRIGTSNEATGAVQLQIKGDMLVMLPRDCLHLAITAITAPTSV, via the coding sequence GTGAGCGCGGACCTCTTCCACGCAACCGGCGGTGTAACGCTGATCGGTGGTGGTGCGGTGACAGCACAGGACTTGGCACAGTCGCTTGAAATGGCCGCTGCGCTTGTTGCGGCCGATGGCGGCGCAGATGCCGCATTGGCACTTGGTCAATTGCCCGATCTGGCCATTGGTGATTTCGACTCGATCTCAGCCGATGCGCGCATCTCGCTCGGGGCAGAGCGGCTTTTGCACGTTGCCGAGCAGGACAGCACCGATTTCGCCAAAGCGCTCAGCCGGATCAAAGCCGATTTCGTGATCGCAATCGGTTTTGCGGGGCGCAGGCTGGATCATACGCTGGCGGCACTGAATGTCATGACCCGTCACCGCGCACCGCCTTGCGTCATGCTGGCCGCCGAAGACGTGGCCTTTTTGTCGCCGCCGCATCTGTCACTGCCACTGGAGGAGGGAACGCGGGTTTCCTTGTTTCCGATGGGGCAGGCTTCGGGGACAAGCCAAGGGCTGCGTTGGCCGATCAATCATATTGATTTCGCCAGTGACGGCCGCATCGGCACCTCGAATGAGGCGACCGGCGCGGTTCAGTTGCAGATCAAAGGCGATATGCTTGTGATGCTGCCGCGCGATTGCCTGCATCTGGCGATCACGGCAATCACCGCTCCCACGTCCGTCTGA
- a CDS encoding peptidoglycan-binding domain-containing protein, translated as MMMKPLAILLLSAAFIGPAFAENVFIRVEAKRGNEAAAEAAAAWQGRVNDIPAVIFPLSQTWTAIGFGPLPREQAEARMTALKEARTIPADSLLTPADGVNATALPNIRADQTGAASIVENPAGAASTSGVAEVAQPDPIIVEPPAPDMFIRLEAFQDRTQADAALSKWRETVPEAGLWEMPNGWFAIAAGPLSGAAADQWLPALKNGGAIPDDSMITPEAEMGRNVATGTAPEWPENPEKLPEMPDTAEVQELLQWAGFYDGEIDGQSGPKTRAAIAAEVASQREAADPALALMKLAEQREVWRQEMGLEEMIDDHTGLSLVAPARMLQHERNDRSLSIYGPKDESGAALILFSAPGGQQEMEDLAGLVTALGWVPAPERQIRKGSAVLTGRNDSHIGRSESRIVDGRVEGWVLIWPVADAENAPRLANEIAESFTRAQPSAAERAAAEPSDDAAEAIDGGAETPAALPDGATQTPN; from the coding sequence ATGATGATGAAACCACTTGCCATTCTGCTGCTGAGCGCGGCTTTTATCGGCCCCGCATTCGCCGAGAATGTGTTTATCCGCGTCGAGGCAAAGCGCGGCAACGAAGCCGCGGCAGAGGCGGCGGCGGCGTGGCAAGGCCGGGTGAACGACATTCCCGCCGTGATCTTTCCGCTCAGCCAGACGTGGACGGCGATCGGTTTCGGACCATTGCCGCGCGAGCAGGCAGAGGCAAGGATGACGGCGCTGAAAGAAGCACGGACGATCCCCGCCGACAGCCTGCTTACGCCGGCTGATGGCGTTAATGCGACCGCCCTGCCGAATATCCGCGCGGATCAGACCGGCGCGGCCAGTATTGTTGAGAATCCTGCGGGTGCCGCCTCTACCTCTGGCGTGGCCGAAGTCGCGCAACCAGATCCCATTATTGTCGAGCCGCCCGCGCCGGATATGTTCATCCGGCTGGAAGCCTTTCAGGATCGGACACAGGCGGATGCCGCCTTGTCCAAATGGCGCGAGACCGTGCCGGAGGCCGGACTTTGGGAGATGCCCAATGGCTGGTTCGCCATCGCCGCCGGACCGCTTAGCGGGGCTGCCGCCGATCAATGGCTGCCTGCGCTGAAGAACGGCGGCGCGATCCCCGATGACAGCATGATCACGCCAGAGGCCGAGATGGGCCGGAACGTGGCCACTGGCACCGCGCCCGAATGGCCGGAAAACCCGGAAAAGCTGCCTGAAATGCCCGATACGGCAGAGGTGCAGGAGCTGCTGCAATGGGCTGGCTTCTATGATGGTGAGATTGACGGTCAAAGCGGCCCGAAAACACGCGCCGCAATCGCGGCAGAGGTCGCCTCGCAACGCGAAGCCGCCGACCCCGCGCTTGCCCTGATGAAGCTGGCGGAACAGCGTGAGGTCTGGCGCCAAGAGATGGGGCTGGAGGAGATGATCGACGATCACACCGGCCTTTCTCTGGTCGCGCCTGCGCGGATGCTTCAGCATGAGCGCAATGACCGCTCGCTTTCGATTTATGGTCCGAAAGACGAATCCGGCGCGGCCCTGATCCTGTTTTCCGCCCCCGGGGGGCAGCAGGAAATGGAAGATCTGGCCGGCCTCGTCACCGCACTTGGCTGGGTTCCCGCGCCGGAGCGTCAGATCAGGAAGGGCAGTGCCGTGCTGACCGGGCGGAATGATTCCCATATCGGACGCTCGGAATCGCGTATCGTTGACGGACGTGTCGAAGGCTGGGTGCTGATCTGGCCGGTCGCCGATGCCGAAAACGCACCGCGCCTTGCCAATGAGATCGCCGAAAGCTTCACCCGCGCCCAACCGAGTGCCGCAGAACGGGCGGCTGCGGAGCCTTCTGATGATGCGGCAGAGGCAATCGACGGCGGCGCTGAAACGCCCGCTGCCTTGCCGGATGGTGCAACGCAGACCCCAAACTGA
- a CDS encoding glycine--tRNA ligase subunit alpha → MTSPRNDAKPRCFQDVILRLQDHWAKSGCAILQPYDMEVGAGTFHPATTLRSLGPRNWAAAYVQPSRRPTDGRYGENPNRLQHYYQYQVIIKPSPPNLQELYLDSLRAIGLDPMVHDVRFVEDDWESPTLGAWGLGWEVWCDGMEVSQFTYFQQVAGYDCHPVSGELTYGLERLAMYVLGVEHVMDMPFNDPDSDIPLLYGDIFTQAEQEYSRWNFDIADTETLFQHFKDAEAECERIVSAAETDGAGRQILMSQPAYDQAIKASHLFNLLDARGVISVTERADYIRRVRALTKKCADLFMQTPLGQAAE, encoded by the coding sequence ATGACCAGCCCCCGCAATGACGCAAAGCCGCGTTGTTTCCAGGATGTGATCCTGCGGCTTCAGGACCATTGGGCGAAATCCGGCTGCGCGATCCTGCAACCCTATGACATGGAGGTCGGCGCAGGCACGTTCCATCCGGCCACCACGCTGCGTTCGCTTGGCCCGCGCAACTGGGCGGCTGCCTATGTTCAGCCTTCACGCCGTCCGACCGATGGGCGTTATGGCGAAAACCCGAACCGCTTGCAGCATTACTATCAGTATCAGGTCATCATCAAACCCTCGCCGCCCAATTTGCAGGAGCTTTATCTGGACAGCCTGCGCGCCATCGGGCTGGATCCGATGGTCCATGACGTCCGCTTTGTCGAGGATGACTGGGAATCGCCCACGCTTGGTGCCTGGGGCCTCGGCTGGGAGGTCTGGTGCGACGGGATGGAGGTCAGCCAGTTCACCTATTTCCAGCAGGTCGCGGGCTATGATTGCCATCCGGTGTCCGGCGAACTGACCTACGGGTTGGAGCGACTGGCGATGTATGTGCTGGGTGTCGAGCATGTGATGGACATGCCGTTCAACGATCCTGACAGCGACATACCGCTTCTTTACGGCGATATTTTCACGCAGGCGGAACAGGAATACAGCCGCTGGAATTTCGACATCGCCGACACCGAGACACTGTTTCAGCACTTCAAGGATGCCGAGGCGGAATGTGAACGTATCGTCTCTGCCGCTGAAACCGACGGCGCGGGGCGTCAAATCCTCATGTCGCAGCCTGCCTATGATCAGGCGATCAAGGCCAGCCACCTGTTCAATCTGCTGGATGCGCGCGGCGTGATCTCTGTCACGGAGCGGGCTGATTATATCCGCCGTGTCCGTGCGCTGACCAAGAAATGTGCCGATCTGTTCATGCAGACACCGCTGGGGCAGGCTGCGGAATGA